One genomic region from Salvia hispanica cultivar TCC Black 2014 chromosome 2, UniMelb_Shisp_WGS_1.0, whole genome shotgun sequence encodes:
- the LOC125206987 gene encoding uncharacterized protein LOC125206987 produces MVNEQKKPTIEDILGAFMIQTTKYMEKTDKYIESTSQRSGKISQISQAVGVQHQPGQFPTQSINNPKDCKSIHLRCGKSYEGPSMPVEEKKSTPEEDVRAEENSKGKNKVDIQTKKDAVPEKLPPPSIPTTVRVPFPFAVKKKKLDEQFSKFLDIFRKVHINITLVEALQEMPTYAKFLKDVLSKKKKWIDYETVNISKNCSAIIQKKLPAKLKDPGSFNISCVIGNNRQTKALCDLGASINLMPLSFFRKMKIDTLKSTTITLQMAYRSVTYPKGIVEDVLVKVHDFIFPVDFVVLDMEEDMNVPLILGRPFLATGKALIDIVKGELTLRMGNIRHILSIYNAMKSREDEELVMKMECKAVHVVEVQKTQAIESTLGDFSLPQWMFGSCGGSLSREENAPNSKVKLKKAKAANTPKVETKICDGALKTTWWKKRLARSYASKIDRKSNTTIYGVT; encoded by the exons ATGGTTAATGAGCAGAAGAAGCCTACTATAGAAGATATCTTGGGAGCATTCATGATTCAGACTACCAAGTACATGGAGAAAACTGACAAGTACATAGAGAGCACTAGTCAAAGGTCGGGGAAG ATTAGTCAAATTTCTCAAGCTGTAGGTGTCCAACATCAGCCAGGGCAATTTCCAACACAGTCCATAAATAATCCCAAAGACTGCAAGTCCATACACTTGAGATGTGGTAAAAGCTATGAAGGACCTTCCATGCCTGTAGAGGAAAAGAAGAGTACTCCAGAGGAAGATGTCAGAGCAGAAGAGAATTCCAAGGGAAAGAATAAGGTAGACATTCAGACCAAGAAAGACGCAGTGCCAGAAAAGCTGCCCCCTCCCTCCATTCCTACGACAGTTAGAGTGCCCTTCCCATTTgcggtgaagaagaagaagttggaTGAGCAATTCTCCAAATTTCTCGATATTTTTAGGAAGGTGCACATTAATATAACATTGGTGGAAGCTCTGCAAGAGATGCCTACATATGCAAAGTTCCTAAAAGATGTGCtctccaagaagaagaagtggaTTGATTATGAGACGGTGAACATATCCAAAAACTGTAGTGCGATAATTCAAAAGAAGCTACCTGCCAAGCTTAAAGATCCTGGGAGTTTCAATATCTCATGCGTCATTGGAAATAATAGACAGACAAAGGCATTATGTGATCTGGGGGCGAGCATAAATTTGATgccattatcatttttcagaAAGATGAAGATCGACACTCTCAAGTCGACTACAATCACACTGCAGATGGCATATAGATCAGTCACATATCCTAAAGGAATTGTTGAGGATGTACTGGTGAAGGTACACGACTTCATATTTCCCGTCGATTTTGTAGTATTGGATATGGAGGAAGACATGAATGTGCCGCTTATCCTAGGGCGTCCATTTCTAGCAACGGGAAAAGCATTGATAGATATAGTAAAGGGAGAGCTCACTCTTCGTATGGGAAACATACGACACATTTTGTCTATCTATAATGCTATGAAGAGTCGTGAAGATGAGGAACTTGTTATGAAGATGGAGTGCAAAGCTGTGCACGTTGTAGAGGTCCAAAAGACACAAGCAATTGAGTCCACATTGGGGGATTTTTCATTGCCACAGTGGATGTTTGGTTCATGTGGTGGATCACTTTCTAGAGAAGAGAATGCACCAAATTCTAAAGTGAAGTTGAAGAAAGCAAAAGCTGCAAATACACCCAAAGTGGAAACCAAAATTTGTGATGGAGCTTTGAAAACTACTTGGTGGAAGAAGAGATTGGCTAGATCATATGCTTCCAAGATTGATAGAAAATCCAACACCACCATTTATGGCGTGACATGA
- the LOC125206989 gene encoding protein DEEPER ROOTING 1-like, translating to MKFCNWMQSKFNGDKRPNSVPITNQKKKEPPKEEFSDWPHGLLTIWTFGNTARTDSKEEIQAAEEQCSSPDLSEFTVEEVWKLQKELKKLLTRKSSAEEQPAD from the exons ATGAAG TTCTGCAACTGGATGCAGAGCAAGTTCAATGGAGATAAGAGACCTAATTCTGTTCCTATTACAA atcaaaaaaaaaaagagccACCAAAGGAAGAGTTCAGCGACTGGCCCCACGGCCTACTCACCATCTGGACTTTTGGAAACACAGCCCGAACAGACAGCAAGGAAGAAATCCAAGCAGCGGAGGAGCAATGCTCATCTCCTGATCTCTCAGAATTCACAGTTGAGGAAGTATGGAAGCTGCAAAAGGAGCTAAAGAAGCTCCTAACGCGAAAGTCATCTGCTGAGGAGCAGCCGGCTGATTGA
- the LOC125206990 gene encoding uncharacterized protein LOC125206990: MSNNLETRINQGFKLNPTGEKLISDYLIPWVTGQNPIWNGVVEKAIYGDSSPWEIFSDIESRWHSKMEEKGAIKYTVFAFAKLARARNSKRFCRRAGRGTWDGQTGPTMIKNSDTGCIIGHSKMLVYGQSGEADVGVGHWIMHQYSLSEESVKKSGRANAADLVVCKITKVVKKKDKSDHNTNQLPAAIGYRDFNDAMAVQSESNGESCNLVRFAPKTNEGIFNGDYQVQCAQPESYDDGSNYERFAPDTYQSPAAIGYGDCNDAMAMQPESNCESCNFGIFNGDYQVQCAQPISYDDGLNYERFLPDTNEPTIPVPASPTLSMKRVAEVDLLRNGEDSDMKRHEIRRRRIFRC, translated from the exons ATGAGTAATAACTTGGAAACCCGGATCAATCAGGGATTCAAGTTAAATCCGACCGGAGAGAAGCTGATCAGTGACTACCTGATTCCGTGGGTGACGGGACAGAATCCGATATGGAACGGCGTCGTTGAGAAGGCGATCTACGGCGACTCCTCCCCGTGGGAGATTTTCAGCGACATCGAGTCGCGTTGGCACTCGAAGATGGAGGAAAAGGGCGCCATTAAGTATACCGTCTTCGCCTTCGCTAAGCTGGCGAGGGCTCGAAATTCCAAGAGGTTTTGTCGAAGAGCCGGGAGAGGCACGTGGGACGGCCAAACGGGCCCCACGATGATCAAAAACTCCGACACCGGATGCATCATTGGGCATTCGAAGATGCTAGTGTACGGGCAATCAGGCGAGGCGGACGTCGGGGTCGGGCATTGGATAATGCATCAGTATTCTCTTAGTGAGGAATCGGTTAAGAAGAGCGGCCGAGCAAACGCCGCCGATCTTGTCGTGTGTAAGATCACTAAAGTTGTCAAGAAGAAGGACAAATCCGATCACAACACAAATCAG tTACCGGCGGCGATTGGTTACCGTGACTTTAATGATGCTATGGCTGTGCAATCAGAGTCGAATGGCGAGAGTTGCAATCTTGTGAGATTCGCGCCGAAAACAAATGAg GGAATTTTTAACGGTGACTATCAAGTCCAATGTGCGCAACCAGAATCGTACGACGATGGTTCAAATTATGAAAGATTTGCACCGGACACATATCAg TCACCGGCGGCGATTGGTTACGGTGACTGTAATGATGCTATGGCTATGCAACCGGAGTCAAATTGCGAGAGTTGCAATTTT GGAATTTTTAACGGTGACTATCAAGTCCAATGTGCGCAACCGATATCGTACGACGATGgtttaaattatgaaagatTTTTGCCGGACACGAATGag CCTACAATTCCAGTTCCGGCCTCCCCAACTCTATCAATGAAGAGGGTGGCGGAGGTCGATCTTCTTCGAAATGGAGAGGATTCGGATATGAAGAGACATGAAATTCGACGGCGGAGAATTTTCAGATGCTAG